One genomic region from Mastacembelus armatus chromosome 21, fMasArm1.2, whole genome shotgun sequence encodes:
- the LOC113123236 gene encoding trace amine-associated receptor 3-like → MSSCCRQLHSPTNLIVLSLAVSDFIMGFLVMPIEILMMWTCWVLGDLMCSLYFLLPMTIISATVGNIVLISIDRYVAICDPLHYPTRITERTITIGNNIMVGSKIEAFLSFLMFSNSGLNPLIYALFYPWFRKAMKHIVTLQILKPGSREANMLQLHSPTNLIILSLAVSDFIMGFLVMPNEILMMWTCWVLGDLMCSLSIMIGSAIEAFVSFLAFSNSGLNPLIYALFYPWFRKAMKHIVTLQILKPGSREANML, encoded by the exons atgtcCTCTTGTTGCAGGCAGCTCCACTCCCCCACAAACCTCATCGTTCTGTCTCTGGCCGTGTCAGACTTCATCATGGGTTTCCTGGTGATGCCGATTGAAATCCTCATGATGTGGACCTGCTGGGTCCTGGGAGACCTTATGTGCTCTCTGTATTTCTTGCTTCCTATGACAATTATCTCTGCTACTGTTGGAAACATTGTGCTGATATCAATCGACCGTTATGTGGCAATTTGTGACCCCCTGCATTACCCGACCAGAATCACTGAAAGAACAATCACCATCg GAAACAACATCATGGTCGGTTCTAAGATTGAGGCCTTTCTGAGCTTCCTAATGTTTAGTAACTCTGgtctgaaccctctgatctatgccctgttctacccctggtttagaaaagctATGAAACACATAGTCACTCTTCAGATACTGAAGCCTGGCTCCCGTGAGGCCAACATGCT GCAGCTCCACTCCCCCACAAACCTCATCATTCTGTCTCTGGCCGTGTCAGACTTCATCATGGGTTTCCTGGTGATGCCGAATGAAATCCTCATGATGTGGACCTGCTGGGTCCTGGGAGACCTCATGTGCTCTCT CAGCATCATGATTGGTTCTGCAATTGAGGCCTTTGTGAGCTTTCTGGCCTTTAGTAACTCTGgtctgaaccctctgatctatgccctgttctacccctggtttagaaaagctATGAAACACATAGTCACTCTTCAGATACTGAAGCCTGGCTCCCGTGAGGCCAACATGCTGTAG